The Methanocella arvoryzae MRE50 genome includes a region encoding these proteins:
- a CDS encoding class I SAM-dependent methyltransferase has protein sequence MDDASKINVDEIMSQIRSDIKKYKKEGRYSKRIFQSSCTLASVKYPDTDNLRISSDIKNDSYRITSHRKIVGIFLKKARQIVNGEVARYVDPIVQKQTVFNNLVVGYLNSLVRAIEANQSTARDELRHELYNDLEEKFSILERRIISTDEKLTALAQTLNQEKTERLKYIKTEANREVAKSIHDSLAIIDKEINNKQWLLNLLDGHGTRGAAQQNPYNIDEGFSSLDYPSFSDEIGKAWLQIGGYPPVSSNIFDDSVKLFKKSNNVLDIGSGTGQFLEKLRQNGIDGYGIDVCESYVSYCNSLGLRVICVDAISHLKSLKDNSLGGIFISQVVEHLPIKSLDELIKLSYMKLQPGGHLVIAMPNITSMLVSTNLFYLDPTHKTHLHPEVLKFLLQSNDFKNLEDRYYQPVSESVQLKKIDLSNITVSDEQRSVIEHFNYNVDILNKLLFGYRDYAVISIK, from the coding sequence ATGGATGACGCTTCTAAAATCAACGTTGACGAGATAATGTCTCAGATCAGGTCTGACATTAAAAAATATAAAAAAGAAGGTAGATACTCAAAGCGTATTTTTCAAAGTTCTTGCACACTTGCCTCAGTTAAGTATCCTGACACCGATAACCTCCGAATCAGCAGCGATATAAAAAATGACTCCTACCGGATTACCTCCCACCGAAAGATTGTTGGAATTTTTCTTAAAAAGGCCCGGCAGATCGTGAACGGGGAAGTAGCCCGCTACGTCGATCCAATCGTCCAGAAACAGACGGTATTTAATAACCTCGTAGTTGGCTATTTAAATAGCCTCGTCAGAGCAATCGAAGCGAACCAGTCGACGGCAAGGGATGAGCTTCGCCACGAGCTGTATAATGATCTCGAGGAAAAATTCTCTATCTTAGAACGCAGAATCATCAGTACAGATGAAAAGTTGACTGCCTTGGCACAAACGCTTAACCAGGAAAAGACAGAGCGTTTAAAATATATAAAAACAGAAGCTAATCGCGAGGTTGCTAAGAGTATTCATGATTCACTCGCAATAATAGATAAAGAGATTAACAATAAACAGTGGTTATTGAATTTACTGGATGGCCACGGTACCCGGGGAGCCGCTCAACAAAACCCCTACAACATCGACGAAGGTTTTTCTTCGCTTGACTATCCTTCCTTCAGCGACGAGATTGGCAAAGCCTGGCTACAAATCGGCGGCTATCCTCCAGTTAGCTCTAACATATTCGATGATTCGGTTAAGCTGTTTAAGAAATCGAATAATGTTCTGGATATCGGATCAGGCACAGGCCAATTCCTGGAAAAACTACGACAAAATGGCATCGATGGGTATGGTATCGATGTCTGTGAAAGTTATGTATCATATTGTAATTCTCTGGGCTTGAGGGTTATCTGTGTAGATGCGATAAGCCATTTAAAATCTCTCAAAGACAATTCTCTAGGCGGGATATTTATCTCGCAGGTCGTCGAACATTTACCCATTAAAAGCCTTGACGAGCTTATCAAGCTGAGCTATATGAAACTACAGCCCGGAGGACATCTGGTAATTGCCATGCCGAATATCACCAGCATGCTTGTGTCTACTAATCTCTTTTACTTGGACCCGACACACAAGACTCATCTACATCCGGAAGTACTAAAGTTCCTGCTACAAAGCAACGACTTCAAAAACCTCGAGGACCGGTATTATCAGCCTGTGTCCGAAAGTGTCCAGTTGAAAAAGATCGATCTGAGTAATATCACGGTTAGCGATGAACAAAGATCTGTGATCGAACACTTCAACTACAATGTCGACATCTTGAATAAACTTCTGTTCGGATACCGTGATTATGCTGTTATCAGTATAAAGTGA